Proteins found in one Labeo rohita strain BAU-BD-2019 chromosome 11, IGBB_LRoh.1.0, whole genome shotgun sequence genomic segment:
- the atp5f1b gene encoding ATP synthase subunit beta, mitochondrial has product MLGAVGRCCTGALQALKPGVTSLKALNGAPAALFSRRDYAAPAAAAAAASGRIVAVIGAVVDVQFDEGLPPILNALEVAGRDTRLVLEVAQHLGENTVRTIAMDGTEGLVRGQKVLDTGAPIRIPVGPETLGRIMNVIGEPIDERGPITTKQTAPIHAEAPEFTDMSVEQEILVTGIKVVDLLAPYAKGGKIGLFGGAGVGKTVLIMELINNVAKAHGGYSVFAGVGERTREGNDLYHEMIESGVINLKDTTSKVALVYGQMNEPPGARARVALTGLTVAEYFRDQEGQDVLLFIDNIFRFTQAGSEVSALLGRIPSAVGYQPTLATDMGTMQERITTTKKGSITSVQAIYVPADDLTDPAPATTFAHLDATTVLSRAIAELGIYPAVDPLDSTSRIMDPNIVGSEHYDVARGVQKILQDYKSLQDIIAILGMDELSEEDKLTVARARKIQRFLSQPFQVAEVFTGHLGKLVPLKDTIKGFKAILGGEYDALPEQAFYMVGPIEEVVQKAEKLAEEHS; this is encoded by the exons ATGTTGGGAGCTGTGGGACGCTGCTGCACCGGGGCTTTGCAAGCTCTCAAGCCCGGGGTGACCTCCCTGAAGGCTCTTAATGGCGCTCCAGCAGCGTTGTTTTCTC gcaGGGATTATGCTGCCCCTGCCGCAGCTGCTGCCGCCGCCAGCGGGCGTATCGTAGCGGTCATCGGTGCCGTTGTGGACGTCCAGTTCGACGAGGGTCTGCCCCCTATTCTCAATGCCCTGGAAGTGGCCGGCCGTGACACCAGGCTAGTCCTGGAGGTGGCTCAGCATCTGG GTGAGAACACTGTCCGCACCATTGCTATGGATGGTACAGAGGGTCTGGTGCGTGGTCAGAAGGTTCTTGACACCGGTGCCCCCATCAGAATCCCTGTGGGACCCGAAACGCTTGGCAGGATCATGAATGTCATCGGCGAGCCCATTGACGAGAGAGGACCAATTACCACAAAACA GACTGCCCCCATCCACGCTGAGGCCCCAGAATTCACAGACATGAGTGTCGAGCAGGAGATTTTGGTCACAGGAATCAAGGTCGTAGACCTGCTGGCTCCCTATGCCAAGGGTGGCAAGATTG GTCTTTTTGGTGGTGCTGGTGTGGGAAAGACTGTATTGATCATGGAGCTGATCAACAACGTGGCCAAGGCTCATGGTGGTTACTCCGTGTTCGCCGGCGTGGGAGAGCGAACCCGTGAGGGAAACGATCTCTACCATGAGATGATTGAGTCTGGTGTCATCAACCTGAAGGACACCACCTCAAAG GTGGCGCTGGTGTACGGACAGATGAACGAGCCCCCAGGCGCCCGTGCCCGTGTGGCTCTGACTGGACTGACCGTTGCCGAGTATTTCCGTGACCAGGAGGGACAGGATGTGCTGCTCTTCATTGACAACATTTTCCGCTTCACCCAGGCTGGATCAGAG GTGTCTGCCCTGCTGGGCCGTATCCCCTCTGCTGTGGGTTATCAGCCAACTCTGGCCACTGACATGGGTACCATGCAGGAAAGAATCACCACAACCAAGAAGGGTTCAATCACATCTGTGCAG GCCATCTATGTGCCTGCTGATGACTTGACTGATCCTGCCCCTGCCACCACTTTTGCTCACTTGGACGCCACCACTGTGTTGTCCCGTGCCATTGCTGAGCTGGGTATCTACCCCGCTGTGGATCCTCTGGACTCCACTTCCCGTATCATGGACCCCAACATTGTGGGAAGTGAGCATTATGATGTAGCCCGTGGTGTGCAGAAGATCCTCCAG GACTACAAGTCCCTGCAGGATATCATTGCTATTCTGGGTATGGATGAGTTGTCTGAGGAGGACAAGCTGACTGTGGCTCGTGCACGTAAGATCCAGAGGTTCCTGTCCCAGCCCTTCCAAGTCGCTGAGGTCTTCACTGGACACTTGGGCAAACTGGTGCCCCTGAAAGACACCATCAAGGGCTTCAAGGCCATTCTGGGTG GTGAGTATGATGCTTTGCCCGAGCAGGCCTTCTACATGGTGGGCCCCATCGAGGAGGTCGTCCAGAAGGCAGAGAAACTGGCTGAGGAGCATTCGTAA